One region of Chelonoidis abingdonii isolate Lonesome George chromosome 14, CheloAbing_2.0, whole genome shotgun sequence genomic DNA includes:
- the CABLES2 gene encoding LOW QUALITY PROTEIN: CDK5 and ABL1 enzyme substrate 2 (The sequence of the model RefSeq protein was modified relative to this genomic sequence to represent the inferred CDS: inserted 2 bases in 1 codon; deleted 4 bases in 2 codons) has product MAAAAACGSPAGRPGAAPPRKRGDSRRRQAPLLPQHISLDGRPLAWPAETAAPSAPAAGGGRRPAEPAGALSRPLPAPLLPAGXPPAHAVGAKGEAEPAGWPPSCPAAPGRQLGPPPPTPPAPPGPPKPGTAPPGLLSPTQLVPGGGGGGGFTLEVQRQRTKHIPGSPRHASLKKMHFIKNMRQYDTKNSRIVLICAKRTLCVAFSVLPYGESLRISDLKMEGQKQRHPSGGVSVSSEMVLGLEGVELGADGKVVSYAKFLYPTNALVGRKIDNHGAVPPCRFNASRSLTGSRHKTVTTKTIPSGTEIGNEVGESSEYNPNLLDDPQWPCGKHKRVLIFASYMTTVIEYVKPSDLKKDMNETFKEKFPHIKLTLSKIRSLKREMWNLSEECNLEPVTVSMAYVYFEKLVLQGKLNKQNRKLCAGACVLLAAKISSDLRKHEVKHLIDKLEERFRFNRRDLIGFEFTVLVALELVLYLPENQVLPHYRRLTQQA; this is encoded by the exons ATGGCGGCGGCCGCGGCGTGCGGG TCGCCAGCCGGCCGTCCGGGAGCAGCCCCGCCGCGGAAGCGGGGCGACTCCCGGCGCAGGCAGGCCCCTCTACTTCCTCAACACATCTCCCTGGACGGGCGCCCCCTGGCCTGGCCCGCAGAAACCGCCGCCCCCTCGGCCCCGGCGGCG GGGGGAGGGCGGCGGCCAGCAGAGCCGGCCGGAGCCCTCAGCCGGCCTCTTCCCGCCCCGCTGCTCCCAGCGGG CCCCCCGGCCCACGCCGTGGGGGCCAAGGGCGAGGCGGAGCCGGCCGGCTGGCCGCcttcctgcccagctgctccTGGGCGCCAGCTCGGACCCCCGCCCCCCACGCCGCCTGCCCCGCCAGGGCCCCCCAAGCCGGGCACTGCCCCCCCGGGGCTGCTCAGCCCCACGCAGCTCGtcccaggaggaggaggcggcggcggatTCACGCTGGAGGTGCAGCGGCAAAG AACTAAGCACATACCTGGATCTCCAAGACACGCAAGCTTGAAGAAGATGCACTTCATCAAGAATATGAGACAATATGATACAAAGAATAGCAG AATAGTATTAATCTGTGCTAAACGAACCTTATGTGTGGCTTTTTCTGTCCTGCCATATGGGGAGAGCTTACGAATAAG TGATCTAAAAATGGAAGGGCAGAAACAGCGACATCCTTCTGGTGGTGTTTCAGTCTCTTCAGAGATGGTTCTTGGATTGGAAGGAGTGGAGCTTGGAGCTGATGGCAAg GTTGTGTCCTATGCAAAGTTCCTGTATCCAACCAATGCCCTTGTTGGCCGCAAAATTGATAATCACGGTGCTGTTCCTCCATGTCGATTCAATGCTTCACGGAGTCTTACGGGGTCAAGACATAAAACTGTAACCACTAAAACAATACCATCAGGAACAGAAATAG GAAACGAAGTTGGTGAGTCATCAGAGTATAATCCGAATCTCCTGGATGATCCTCAATGGCCTTGTGGGAAACACAAGCGTGTTCTCATTTTTGCATCTTACATG ACCACAGTAATAGAATACGTGAAACCCTCAGACCTTAAGAAGGACATGAATGAAACTTTTAAAGAGAAGTTTCCTCACATCAAGCTAACACTGAGCAAAATCAGAAG CTTAAAGAGAGAGATGTGGAACCTGAGTGAAGAGTGCAATCTAGAGCCAGTTACTGTGTCAATGGCTTATGTTTACTTTGAGAAGCTTGTTCTCCAAGGCAAGCTCAACAAACAAAACCGCAAACTGTGCGCTGGTGCTTGTGTGCTTCTTGCAGCCAAGATCAGCAGTGATCTCAGGAAACATGAAGTTAAACACCTTATTGAT AAACTAGAAGAAAGATTCAGATTCAACAGACGAGATCTCATTGGATTTGAATTTACAGTGCTTGTAGCTTTGGAGCTGGTCCTCTACCTTCCTGAAAACCAAGTTTTACCTCATTATAGACGTCTCACACAGCAAGCCTGA